AAAAGGTATGGATAAGATGCTTGTGGACTCACTCGGTGACGTCGTAATTACAAATGATGGTGCGACAATTCTGAAGGAGATGGATATTGAGCATCCTGCAGCAAAGATGATGGTCGAGATCGCAAAGACCCAGGATGACGAGGTCGGTGACGGTACGACCACAGCGGTTGTGCTCGCGGGAGAGCTATTGAAAAAGGCGGAAGACTTATTAGAACAGGATATTCATCCAACTGTAATCGCAGCAGGATACAGGCTTGCAGCAGAAAAATCTTATGATGTGCTTAGCGAGGTGGCACAGGAAGTCTCGCCAGAAGACAAAGAGGTACTGCGCAAAGTTGCAAAGACAGCGATGACAGGGAAAGGCACCGATGTAACTCGTGACAGCCTCATAAATCTTGCAGTGGATGCGGTGACCGCGATCGTGGAAGAGGATGGAACGGTTGATATCGAGAATATCAAGGTTGAGAAGAAGATGGGCGGTGGCATCGAGGACTCCGAACTTATTGATGGTATCGTCATTGATAAAGAGCGGGCGCATCCAAACATGCCAAAGAAGGTTGAGAACGCAAAGATCGCACTCCTGAACTGCCCGCTGGAGATTGAGAAGACTGAGATTGATGCCAAGATTGAGATCACATCACCAGATCAGCTCAAGCTTTTCCTTGATGAAGAAGAAAATATGCTCAAAGATATGGTCGACAAGATTAAAGCGACCGGTGCGACCGCACTCTTCTGTCAGAAAGGAATTGATGATATTGCACAGCACTTCCTGGCAAAGGCAGGCATTATCGGGGTAAGAAGGGTAAAAGAGAGTGACATGAAGAAACTTGGTCGCGCAACTGGTGGCAGGGTTGTCTCAAGTGTCGATGAACTCGAACCATCAAGCCTTGGAAGCGCTGGTCTCGTTGAGGAGCGCAAAATTGGCGGAGACGAGATGATCTTCATTGAGAAGTGTCAGAATCCAAAAGCTGTCACACTCATCCTGCGCGGCGGTACCGAGCATGTGGTTGATGAACTCGAACGCGGTATGCATGATGCACTGCGGGTTGTTGGCGTTGCGATAGAGGAGAAGAAAGTAATAGCCGGTGGTGGATCACCTGAGACAGAACTTGCACTGCGACTCAGAGATTATGCATCAACTATTGGTGGACGTGAGCAGCTTGCGATCGAGGCGTTTGCAGCATCACTTGAGATCATTCCGAGAACGCTTGCAGAGAACGCAGGTCTTGATCCGATCGATATGCTCGTTGCGATCCGATCTGCACACGAGACCGGTGACAAGAACGCAGGTCTTGATGTGATGAAGGGTAAGATCATCAACATGGCAGATGCTGGTGTTTTCGAGCCTCTGAAGATCAAAACACAGGCAATAAGTTCTGCGACAGAAGCGGCGGTTATGATCCTGCGTATAGATGATGTTATCGCAAGTTCAAAATCCACAGGCGGACAGTCTCCAGGTGGCATGCCTCCAGACATGAGCGGTATGGGTGGCGGCATGGGCGGTATGGAATACTGAGGGGGTTAACCTCTCTTCCTCCCTTTTATTTTTATTTAAAGAGTTTCAATATCCGGATTGCAAGTAGCGCCGCGTTTTTGCCGTTGTCAATACCAACAACTCCTACGGGTACTCCTTTTGGCATTTGAACCATTGATAGAAGCGAGTCAAGACCCATCAGCTTTGCTGAGACAGGAACACCAATCACGGGTAGATCGCACTTTGAAGCAATAACACCAGGCAGTGCAGCGGAGAGCCCTGCAATTGCAATCACAACACCGATCTCACTCCCCTCTTTTCTGAGTTCATTCAGGTAGATATCAAGTTCATCGGGGTTTCTGTGTGCAGAAATCGTCCGGAGATCGAATTTGATCTCATGCTCTTCCAGTACATTACAAACATCTATCGCGATCGGCATATCAGACTCAGATCCAATTATAACAGCAACTTTATCTCGCAGGTTATCACTCCTCCAGTTTAGATACGTTAATCTCAAATCCAACGGTTGGATACTCAAGTTCGAATGCGGTGATCACATCTGGATGAAACTCGCCAAAGAACCCGACGATCTCATCGTTCAATATAATATCTGCTCTTCTCCCTTCAATAAATGCACTGTTATTCGAAGGAACAATCTGGATTGGCTGCCCACTCCAGAGCTCGTGAATTACTGCATCCACCAGCGACCTAACCTCGGCAAAATCTGCGCTATGATGGATCGAGACCGCTGCAAGGTGAAGTTCATCCCGCTCGTTAATGATGACATCACCAATCTCAAAGACCTGCTGCGGAAGTTCTCTGTGCCTGTTGAGTGCGAGTATCTCAAGGAGATTTGGTAGAATTGAAGGTCTTAATATCGTTTGTTCCTCGTTTATTGGGTGCATGAGCGAAAGATGTGAGTTAGATGAACTCCAGCGCATTCGTTCAAACTGTATGAGTGGGGATGTCAGTGTGAAGGTCATAACTTCATAGAATCCAAGCCCGACTAAAACGTCTCTTATAGCCGATTTTGTAACCTCGAGTGGATGGATGCTTCCAACACCTGGAGTAACTGGCATTTCGGGCGTTATTCGATCGTATCCATATCCTATGGCAATATCCTCGATGAGATCAAAATCATGCAGTATATCTGGGCGATATGCTGGTATTAAAACTTCCATGTTTTCGCCATCAACCCTCTCAATTCCAAAACCCATTCTCTCAAGTGAATTTCTGCAGTCATCAGCGCTCAAGTTAATCCCAATAAGATTTGAAGCCTTTTTAACCGAGAGGGACATATGTGCTGGTGTAAGGTCTGGCGTGGTTGTGCGCGTGCCTGTTTCAAGATCCACAAGTTCAACAGATCTGGCATCTCCTCCACGTTCAATAAGGGCGGTGGCAAGAATATTAAGGGCAAATTCAACTGCATCAGTTGTCCCTGTAACATCGATGAAGACATCCCGCGTATTCTCGGTAACACGTGTGAGTTCACCATTTATGATTGGCGGAAAGGATAAAACATCCCCGTTTGCATCGATGATCAGCGGATATTGATCCATACCTTCAAGAATGTTTGCAAATTTTATACCTTTGGGATGTTTATGCAGGATCTCCTCCATCGTCATCTCGTAGTCGTAATCAAGTGGCACAAACGCAAAATCTGGTGATTTGCCCAAATAGGTAAAAGGTGGTTTCACGCGTGAGATGTCATGCACGCCAATAGAGACACGCTTTCTATCCCGCCCAAGCACCCAGTGAAGGTGTTCCTGGAGCCCCATCAATGCTTCAATGAAAGAAGGGATTGTGAAATCAAGATCTCTTACAACAGCGCATACGATGAAGGGACGGAGTGGCTTGACGGAAGGGTCGATCTCAAGTATAACGTCTGAAGGCTCAACGTTATACACTTTTATGCCAGACTCAGAACCCATAAAAGTTCTCATAGCCCTTGCAACACCCTCAACACTGAAGAGATCAGGTCTGTTTGGGAAGAACTCAACATCAACATGATCGTCCTCGATCCGCTCAATGTCTGCCCCGATCATTGGAATCCTCCTGATCACATCGTCCCTGTTGAGACCTGTGAGATCCTCTAAATCCCTGTAATTCAAGCTTATGATCGGCATATAAATCTATCACGGGGTAATTCTATAAAATAATGTCGGAAGACTCGGGGTTTTTCTTACTTTCAGCGATTGTTTTCAGGATCTGGCTTGCCACAGGTGGACATCCTGGTACAAAAATACCCTTATCCTTATGCTGTATCGTGCAGTTACCGATGCAGAGCGTACCATCTGGAAGAGATTCATGTCCTTTCCCGATCGCGATGGTGATTTTATTCTCCTGCCCCCGAAATAGATCAAAGATCTTCTCACTGTATCGATTCAGAAAGACAAAAAGTGTGGACTGGCAGGCGCTGCACGACATTTCATCAAGTATGGTGACGCCCGGA
This genomic window from Candidatus Syntrophoarchaeum caldarius contains:
- a CDS encoding Chaperonin Cpn60/TCP-1; this encodes MAGQLGGTPILILKEGAERTRGREAQNRNIMAAKAVAGAVRTTLGPKGMDKMLVDSLGDVVITNDGATILKEMDIEHPAAKMMVEIAKTQDDEVGDGTTTAVVLAGELLKKAEDLLEQDIHPTVIAAGYRLAAEKSYDVLSEVAQEVSPEDKEVLRKVAKTAMTGKGTDVTRDSLINLAVDAVTAIVEEDGTVDIENIKVEKKMGGGIEDSELIDGIVIDKERAHPNMPKKVENAKIALLNCPLEIEKTEIDAKIEITSPDQLKLFLDEEENMLKDMVDKIKATGATALFCQKGIDDIAQHFLAKAGIIGVRRVKESDMKKLGRATGGRVVSSVDELEPSSLGSAGLVEERKIGGDEMIFIEKCQNPKAVTLILRGGTEHVVDELERGMHDALRVVGVAIEEKKVIAGGGSPETELALRLRDYASTIGGREQLAIEAFAASLEIIPRTLAENAGLDPIDMLVAIRSAHETGDKNAGLDVMKGKIINMADAGVFEPLKIKTQAISSATEAAVMILRIDDVIASSKSTGGQSPGGMPPDMSGMGGGMGGMEY
- a CDS encoding phenylalanyl-tRNA synthetase beta subunit; protein product: MPIISLNYRDLEDLTGLNRDDVIRRIPMIGADIERIEDDHVDVEFFPNRPDLFSVEGVARAMRTFMGSESGIKVYNVEPSDVILEIDPSVKPLRPFIVCAVVRDLDFTIPSFIEALMGLQEHLHWVLGRDRKRVSIGVHDISRVKPPFTYLGKSPDFAFVPLDYDYEMTMEEILHKHPKGIKFANILEGMDQYPLIIDANGDVLSFPPIINGELTRVTENTRDVFIDVTGTTDAVEFALNILATALIERGGDARSVELVDLETGTRTTTPDLTPAHMSLSVKKASNLIGINLSADDCRNSLERMGFGIERVDGENMEVLIPAYRPDILHDFDLIEDIAIGYGYDRITPEMPVTPGVGSIHPLEVTKSAIRDVLVGLGFYEVMTFTLTSPLIQFERMRWSSSNSHLSLMHPINEEQTILRPSILPNLLEILALNRHRELPQQVFEIGDVIINERDELHLAAVSIHHSADFAEVRSLVDAVIHELWSGQPIQIVPSNNSAFIEGRRADIILNDEIVGFFGEFHPDVITAFELEYPTVGFEINVSKLEE
- a CDS encoding phosphoribosylaminoimidazole carboxylase, catalytic subunit, encoding MPIAIDVCNVLEEHEIKFDLRTISAHRNPDELDIYLNELRKEGSEIGVVIAIAGLSAALPGVIASKCDLPVIGVPVSAKLMGLDSLLSMVQMPKGVPVGVVGIDNGKNAALLAIRILKLFK